The following proteins come from a genomic window of Synechococcales cyanobacterium T60_A2020_003:
- a CDS encoding adenylosuccinate synthase, with amino-acid sequence MANVVVIGAQWGDEGKGKITDLLSKSADVVVRYQGGVNAGHTVVVKDQTFKLHLIPSGILYPNTECIIGAGTVIDPEKLIEELDRLEALGVTTSNLVISETAHVTMPYHRLIDQAAEERRGNRRIGTTGRGIGPTYADKSERTGIRMMDLMNPDEMREQIQWTVEYKNVILEKLYGLPPLNADDVIESYTQYAERLRPYVDDSSLRIFDAVCQRRNILFEGAQGTLLDLDHGTYPYVTSSNPVAGGACVGAGVGPTIIDRVIGVAKAYTTRVGEGPFPTELNGSVGELLCDRGAEFGTTTGRRRRCGWFDAVIGRYAVRINGLDCLAITKLDVLDELDEINVCVAYNIDGQICKDFPSSARRFASCTPVYKTVPGWKQSTSHCRSLDELPQQALDYLKLLAELMEVPIAIISLGASRDQTIIVEDPIHGPKRALLYSGESSPMDVLRT; translated from the coding sequence TTGGCTAACGTTGTTGTAATTGGTGCTCAATGGGGCGACGAAGGGAAAGGCAAAATTACTGATTTGCTAAGCAAATCAGCCGATGTTGTGGTTCGGTATCAAGGCGGTGTGAATGCGGGTCATACTGTAGTCGTGAAGGATCAAACCTTCAAGCTGCATTTGATTCCATCGGGCATTCTCTACCCCAATACGGAGTGCATTATCGGTGCTGGTACCGTTATTGACCCCGAAAAACTGATTGAGGAGTTGGATCGCCTCGAAGCCTTGGGCGTTACAACCTCCAACCTTGTCATTTCTGAAACTGCTCACGTTACCATGCCGTACCATCGGCTGATTGACCAAGCTGCGGAAGAGCGTCGTGGCAATCGCCGCATTGGTACAACTGGTCGGGGGATTGGCCCAACCTACGCTGACAAGTCTGAGCGCACTGGGATTCGGATGATGGATTTGATGAATCCAGATGAAATGCGCGAACAGATTCAGTGGACGGTGGAGTATAAGAATGTCATTCTTGAAAAGCTGTACGGTTTGCCTCCCCTCAATGCGGACGATGTCATCGAGAGTTATACTCAGTACGCTGAACGGCTACGGCCTTACGTAGATGACAGCTCCCTGCGCATTTTTGATGCTGTGTGTCAGCGGCGGAATATTTTGTTTGAGGGCGCACAGGGAACGCTGCTGGACTTAGATCACGGTACGTATCCCTATGTCACCTCATCTAATCCAGTTGCGGGTGGTGCTTGTGTAGGCGCTGGCGTAGGGCCAACGATTATTGACCGCGTGATTGGGGTTGCCAAAGCCTACACCACTCGTGTTGGTGAGGGTCCTTTTCCAACAGAGCTCAATGGTTCGGTGGGTGAACTGCTTTGCGATCGCGGAGCTGAGTTTGGTACAACCACGGGGCGGCGGCGGCGGTGTGGCTGGTTTGATGCTGTCATTGGGCGGTATGCGGTTCGTATTAACGGTCTGGATTGTCTTGCGATCACAAAACTCGATGTGCTGGATGAGCTAGACGAAATTAATGTATGTGTTGCATACAACATTGATGGGCAGATCTGCAAGGATTTTCCAAGCAGCGCGCGTCGCTTTGCGAGCTGCACTCCCGTCTACAAAACAGTACCTGGCTGGAAGCAGTCCACGTCCCATTGCCGTTCGCTGGATGAGTTACCTCAACAAGCGCTTGACTATCTCAAGCTGTTGGCAGAGTTAATGGAAGTTCCCATTGCCATTATTTCCCTGGGAGCGAGTCGGGATCAAACCATCATTGTGGAAGACCCGATTCACGGCCCTAAACGTGCCTTGTTGTACAGTGGAGAATCATCACCGATGGACGTGCTACGGACATAG
- a CDS encoding DUF5340 domain-containing protein, with protein sequence MESIPLPSHIHYELLLQLLERQTVAVIGQDPHLRDQLHELIVTLRKARTQQKQLEENCQRAGISVEYHWSLNTQTVPEITSSEC encoded by the coding sequence ATGGAATCCATTCCTCTTCCATCTCACATTCACTATGAATTACTGTTACAACTGCTAGAACGGCAGACCGTAGCGGTAATTGGACAAGATCCGCATTTGCGCGACCAGCTTCACGAACTTATTGTGACGTTACGTAAAGCCCGAACCCAGCAAAAGCAGTTAGAGGAAAATTGCCAAAGAGCGGGAATATCGGTTGAATACCATTGGTCACTCAATACTCAAACTGTTCCAGAAATAACGTCTTCAGAATGCTGA
- the trpC gene encoding indole-3-glycerol phosphate synthase TrpC — translation MKIRRRPPNPSVAVESLCYQISTPDAEPQHILEEIVWHKEKEVDLYREKLPLRELQKQMRDAVPTRNFLAALQQSVRQPALIAEVKKASPSKGVIRADFDPVAIAQSYAAGGAACISVLTDQRFFQGSFEYLTQIRAAVDIPLLCKDFLIYPYQIYKARLAGADAALLIAAILSDKDLQYFLKIINSIGMTALIEVHTLEELDRVLQLEGVKLIGINNRNLEDFSVSLDTTCQLLSARMQELKAQNILVVSESGLHTYADLNVVQQAGAHAVLVGESLVKQADPKAAIAELYGES, via the coding sequence ATGAAAATTCGCCGTCGTCCACCGAACCCATCCGTTGCCGTCGAAAGCCTGTGCTATCAGATTTCAACTCCCGATGCTGAACCCCAGCATATTTTGGAGGAAATCGTATGGCATAAGGAAAAAGAGGTTGATCTCTATCGCGAAAAGCTGCCGCTGCGAGAACTGCAAAAGCAAATGCGGGATGCTGTCCCAACTCGCAATTTCCTCGCCGCATTACAGCAATCTGTGCGACAGCCTGCCCTCATCGCCGAAGTAAAGAAAGCGTCCCCCAGCAAAGGCGTCATTCGGGCAGATTTTGACCCGGTAGCGATCGCCCAATCCTATGCGGCTGGAGGGGCAGCCTGTATCTCAGTTCTCACCGATCAGCGATTTTTTCAGGGCAGTTTCGAGTACCTAACCCAAATTCGTGCCGCTGTTGATATCCCCCTGCTTTGTAAGGACTTCTTGATTTATCCCTATCAAATCTACAAAGCACGTCTAGCTGGGGCAGATGCCGCCCTGTTGATCGCGGCTATCCTGTCAGATAAAGACTTGCAATATTTTCTGAAGATTATCAACAGCATCGGCATGACTGCCCTGATTGAAGTGCATACGCTTGAAGAACTAGATCGGGTGTTGCAATTAGAAGGCGTCAAGCTGATTGGTATTAACAATCGCAACCTAGAAGATTTCTCTGTGAGTTTAGACACAACATGCCAGTTATTATCTGCCCGCATGCAGGAGCTCAAAGCACAGAACATCCTAGTTGTGTCTGAGTCTGGCCTGCACACCTATGCCGACCTCAATGTTGTTCAGCAAGCTGGAGCCCATGCCGTTCTAGTCGGGGAATCTCTCGTGAAGCAAGCGGATCCCAAAGCGGCCATTGCAGAGCTTTACGGCGAGTCCTAG